The following proteins come from a genomic window of Triticum aestivum cultivar Chinese Spring chromosome 6A, IWGSC CS RefSeq v2.1, whole genome shotgun sequence:
- the LOC123129203 gene encoding uncharacterized protein, which produces MERPSKLPAVSLLGTPTFSGPQGWADLPDGLLHSIVDRLGSFRDLLGFAATCPSWQAAYLAYPSKSIFCTKFPPLLIQPRVRAQGPLLPCTGGCHELVTCKVIDPANPNTALRCRIPQKTLEMKLIGCSYGNVIYYCDGCCRIVDVFTGVEVSTPRLPSSVVHFKFFLKGILTAPLASPNSHLLVSTSSSLLDLPVGSDSWFEVQLPHMFEIGEIVEFNCQFILSDGHASFYTVQLVPRLGLHAIFFSFFEKEEYPRPLHLDDAYDHFIDYNTRPYKVVQQ; this is translated from the coding sequence ATGGAGAGGCCCAGCAAACTGCCTGCCGTCTCTCTCCTCGGAACCCCTACGTTTTCGGGACCCCAAGGTTGGGCTGACCTCCCAGATGGCTTGCTTCACTCCATCGTTGATCGGCTGGGCTCCTTCCGAGACCTTCTTGGCTTCGCCGCGACATGCCCCTCGTGGCAGGCTGCCTACTTGGCATACCCATCCAAATCTATATTCTGCACAAAATTCCCACCTCTCCTCATCCAGCCCCGTGTCCGTGCACAAGGTCCTCTTCTTCCTTGTACTGGCGGTTGCCATGAGCTAGTCACATGTAAGGTTATTGATCCAGCAAACCCAAACACGGCCCTTCGCTGCCGGATCCCTCAAAAAACGCTCGAGATGAAGTTGATAGGTTGTTCCTATGGTAATGTCATCTACTACTGCGACGGATGCTGTCGCATCGTCGATGTGTTCACTGGTGTGGAGGTCTCAACTCCACGTCTCCCATCCAGTGTTGTGCATTTCAAATTCTTCCTGAAGGGCATTCTAACAGCCCCCCTTGCATCACCCAACTCACATCTCCTTGTCAGTACCAGCTCATCCCTGTTAGATTTGCCTGTTGGAAGTGACTCTTGGTTTGAAGTCCAGCTTCCTCATATGTTCGAAATAGGCGAGATTGTGGAATTCAATTGCCAGTTCATTCTGTCGGATGGCCATGCGAGCTTCTACACTGTGCAGCTGGTCCCTCGGCTTGGTCTGCAtgcgatttttttttcttttttcgaaaaggaggaatacccccggcctctgcatctggatgatgcatacgaccactttattgattataacacaagaccttacaaagtcgtacaacagtaa